In Phycisphaerae bacterium RAS2, the DNA window ACGACCATTCGCGAACTGATCCCATGTGCGGCGAGCAGCGCCATGAAGGCGCGGCTGTTGGACTGGCATGGGCCGATGTGATGCGTGCCATATTCGAGCGTCGGTCGCGGTCCGGTGCGAAACGGATTGTAAAGGAAGTTCAGCCGTACCCAGAAAGGAAAGCGATCGACTTCCTCGGGCGTTGGATGGTAGATCTCTTCATGCACATAGCGCGTGACGGCCCGGACAACCTCGATATCCGGCGTGCCAGGCGGAGCGATTTTGTACGCGATATCGCGAATGAAGGCGCGGTCCATCTGCGCGCTGACATAGAGTGTCGCGTTGACGACAACCACTGACGCAAAGATGACGCGAGCCGCGTAGTTCGGATTGCGAGCGCGATTCACTTTTTTGACCCAACTCCAGGCTACCCACTGCTGCGTCGAGCCGTGGAAGATGGCAATCGACGCACCCAATACTCCAAGTCGCCTTATTCTATTCGCAGGCGAACGGTCAGCGACCCTAATTTTTCGCTAGATTGTGCTGGTTCTTCACGATCGGAATCGCGCGCCCCATGGGCGATTCCGCAGCCAATGCTCGGATTCGCGCAATCGCCGGGAGCCGCCGCGAGTTCTCGGGCCTGTCGTCAGTCGCGCGTCGCCCCCGCAAGCACCTATTGGCGACCAATGTTGTCTGTTATTCCGCCCGGCCCGCGCAGCCATTTCAATATGGTGTCGGCGAAAACCTGATTGCCCAGTTCGTTGAAATGTTTGTCGTGGCCCCAGTGTGTCATGTGGCCGGCGTGATGCGATGCCAGCAGCGCATCAGATAGACAAACATAGTTAATTGAATGGCTTGAGCAATAGGCCTTGAGGCGTTGCGAAATGGGTTCCTCCGCGTTGCTGTAGTAAAGGCACGCGTCCACAACCACCAATCGGGCGCCGGCGGCCGAGACGGATCGATTCAGTTCAAGGAGAATCCGCTCGTTGAGCCGCAGTGCCTGCTCGTCCAGCGGGGAGGTAACCGGCAGAGGATGAAACTTCCATTGGATTCCCATCAGCATCTCGTGGGCACCGGCGGCGATTCGATGTACCAGGAATGACTTCCTCGGCCGCTTGCGCGTTCGTCCACCGCCAAAGCGGCTTTGAATCAAGTCCGCCTGGGCCGCTTCAAACTTGGCCAGGTCCTGCGGAGGGTCCCAGGCCAGCCGGTCCTCCTCGATTCGAAACGTCGGCCGCACGCGCAACGACTCCTGGCTCGCGCCGGGAAAGGCGCCGCGCTCCATCGGCGTTACGGTTCGGATCATGTGGAGTCCCGCTACGTAAACAAAGACTATGTCGGGGCGGTAGGGGCGAACGCGCGTTTCCCAGTTCAGAAACATCTGTCCAAGTCCGTAATTCGAAACGCCGAAGTTCAGGACCTCAAATCTCCGACCGCCCGGCTTGTTCAGCGATTCTTCCGCCAGCCGTGTTGCCGTCAGATCTGATGGCACCTGAAGGGCTTCCACCATCGAGTCACCGATGACCGCAATCCGCGTTGAGCCCGGCGTTTTCTCCCGTGCGCGCTCAAGATCGTGAAACCCCTCGGAGTTCAACTTGATCGGCACGCTGAAATCGCGTGCATACCATTCGTGCCCGGCCCAGGTGAACTCAAGCTCCGGAACCGGTCGCCAACCCAGAATCGGGTCGGGCTTCAAGTGAAGCACTTCGTAGGACGGCTTGAGGGTGACATAAAACTGCCCGGCCAGCTCGGTGACGCCCAGCGCCAGGATCAGTCCAGTCGCCGGCACCATCAGCACCGCTCTTCGACCCCGAAAGCGGATCCAGAAGAACAGCGCGAGCCAGGTTCCAAGCCCGCCCACAGCCATCATCGCGACATAGGCGATCGACCAGCGACCCAACACCCAGGCTTCATTGGATCGTCGGGTAGCCATGGCCGCGACGACCAATGCGCCCGCAACCAGCGCGGGCAGCATGGCCCCGGAGCTGTTTGCAGTCGCGCGCGGCGGCATGGACGGCGTCAAGGAGGAGTGGTGCGGCGGGCCGCCGTGATCAGGATTCATGTGAGTAGACTATCCGCCCAGGATCGAAGTGGCGAGCGGTCGCGGGAGCGCCAGCTTGCGATTATCATGAGTCAGACAAGTCGCTTTGCCATGGGATCGGCCCGGGCTGGCCCTCGGTCGAAAACTCCGAGTGCCGTTGATGTCCCCGGAGCGTGGAATACCAATCGGAGGTTTGCAGCGTGAGTGGGCTTCAATGTCAGGTGCGTCGTCACGACAAGGGATTCGTGGCGCGGTTGGCGGGAACGTTCGGCTCCGCGGAGGCGGGCACGCTGGACCAGGAGTTGGTTCCGGCGCTGGGAGCCGCGCCGGGTCGAGTCATCCTCGATCTGTCCGGGCTGGAGATGCTCGGCAGCGCCGGGGTCGGCGCGATGCTCAAGCTGCGCCGCAAGGTGGACGAAGCCGGCGGCAAGCTCGTGCTGGCCGACGTGCCGGAGAACATCATGAAGATCCTTGAGTTCTCCGAATTGCATCGTGTGTTCACGACAGCCATGTCGGTGGACAGCGCGATGCATGATTAGCGCGTCCTGAATTGGACGCTCGGCATCGCAAACGAAACCGGCGTTGCCGCGTTGAGCTTTCGATCTCACGGTTGCGAATCGGTCTCAACCGCCTGCCAGCCGTAATCGAAATACTGATGTAAAAATGTTCCGTCGGGGCGCACGTCGATGATGCCGAAGCCCTCCTCGACGCCGCGGTGCGGCCCCTTCCACCACTTGGCGCAGACCGCGCCGTCGTTGATGAACGTGATGCCGTTCAACTCGCACCGGTCGCGCTCGTGAATGTGCCCCGACAGACACAGTTGCACGTTGCGCGTCTGGTAGAGCGGCAAGCGCTTCGGCCCGTCGCTGCAAATGAGCGAGTTTTGCAGCTTCCAGTGGATGCCGTCGATCAGATGATCGTGGCCGTAGGGCGTTGCGGAGACAGTCGGGATGTGCTCGCAGGTGATGATCGGCGTGGCCGGGTCGGTCGCGCCGAACTCGGCCTTCAGCCAGTCGAATTGTTCGCCATCGACGAAGCCCTGGTAGGGGTAGCGGGTCGTGCCGCCGGGCTGGAGATTGTCGAGACAGAAGAACCGCCAGCCTTTGTGCGCAAAGGTGTGCCACGTTCGAGGCAGCCCCAGCTCGTCGCAATAAAGCGCCTTGCCGTAGCCGGCGGCGTCGGGCTTGAGGCCGCTCTTCTCCGACCAGCCGAGGATGTCATGGTTGCCGATGGTGTGGTAAGCCGGCAGGTCGATGTGGTCGGCGAGGACTTTCTTGAAGAGCGCGAACTGCGCGCGGGCCTTTTCGCGGTCGACTTCCAGCGCGTCCCAGATAAGGTCGCCGCCGGTGAGGATGAAATCGGGCTTGGGCTTCAGCGCGCCCGCTGCCTTGAGCGCCGCGGCGAAACCCTTGTCGCCGTGCCGCTCGGTCGTGAGGTGGATGTCGGTGAAGTGGACGAATCGAAAGGCCTGCGGCCGCGCGGCGGTGGCGCTCCCTCGCGGTGCACCGGTTTGATCGCCGTTTCCTCCTGCGCCGGCCAATTCCATCGCCCGCGCGATCGGCGCGAGCGGATCAATCGCAGCGGTCGCAGCCCCGGCGACGGCAGCTTTCAGTAATTCGCGTCGAGTTGGATTGGCGGGCATTGCGGATTGCTCCAACGGCACTAGAAAGCTACTAGGAATCCCATGCGATGCAAAGCGGCACTTGCTTTCTAATCGCCAGGGACGTTATTCGCTTGCTTCCCAACGGGTTGAGTGGTGGGGGGCGTTTGCTTGGACTTGTGATTGAGGACGCTTGCTAACAGGTCAGCGATGATCAAGCGACGCGTGTTCGAAATCCTCGCATTTTTGAACGCGTTGCTGCTGCTGATGAATCCTGCGTGCACTAGCGCCAGATGAAACAGATCTCTGTCTGGGCGAAGACTCTCGTCTTCCAAGACGATCTTGAGTATCGCTTCGAAGTTAGGCGAATCAGGCCGGGAATAACTAAGGTACATCAATCTCGGCAGTCCGGGTGTCTTGGCGAGCCCTTCGATCGTTGCGTCCAGTTTCTGAGCAAGGTCGGGCTGCGGTCCTCCACGGCCCTTGATTGAGTCTACCACGTAGGCAAGGAGTGTTTGATTCATGCCGGCGAGGTCAGCTTTCTTAAACCAATTCAACAGCAGTTCGCGGGGGAGTACGCCGACGAACACAGAAGCACCGGTTTCGGTGACAGAAGATAGCCGCATCGTGGAGGCCATCATTTGATCAAACGTGGGTTGGGGTCGAGGCCTGGCAAGCTCCGCAACGGCGTCGCCACTCAACTGCAGGCTCGCGCCTTCGTCGAGTTGAAGGACAATGCGTGATGCCGCCTCAAGACAGTCTTCGGGCGAGACCTTTCGCAAGCCTAAAAAGCCTGCATAGACGAGGACCGGGTGCTTTCGCTGCCGTGTCATTTCCCAAAAGAGTGTCTTGTTTCTGGCAGTTATCGCGGAGCTGTACGGGGGAATCGCAGCAAATAGCTGATAATCTTCATGGCCTTGGCCCGTCTCAAGGCATCTCCATGCCGCTCGCGCCAAGTCTTCCCACGAATCAATGAAGGGCTCGTCTGCTACAGCCAGGCCTGTGCCCAATAGAACGAGGACGGCGATCCATCTTGAACCAGCCATGTGTTATCTCCTCAACCGAGGCATGATTATCTCTGCCGCACTTCGGGCGTATCAAAGATGCGTTGGCTCTTACAGAACTCTCAACATTGGTCCCGCATTCCGGACAACAGCACACGTGATCGTCACAGAAAAGGCACCCCAGCAAGACCCTTGAAGTTGTTCGACGATATCAATTGCGGAGCGCAGCGCACGATGCGAGAACACCGCGCTCGGGGACGCAGCAAATGTCTCGTGGAAGCCCTGACCTCCGAGCCCTGCGCCTCAAGCCTCAATCACGCCTCAAACAATGGCGCGGTTTCGTTCGGCGCAGCCCCCATTGTGCTTTGCGCCGGCGTGTACGGCCGTTTCAGGTGCAGGCAGGCGGCTTGTGTCGCGCAGCGGCCCTGCCGCGTGCGCGTGACAAAGCCGATCTGAAGCAGAAACGGCTCGACCACGTCCTCCAGAGTGTCACGATCCTGTCCCATTGTGGCGGCGAGGGCTTCAATGCCGGCTGGCCCGCACTGGTAAACGTCAATCAGCGCCGCCAGAAACGCGCGATCGAGCTTGTCCAGCCCCAGTTCGTCGATCTCCTCGATGGCCAGCGCCTGCTGCACGACCGCCGCGCTCAATTTCCCGTTTGCACGCACCTGGGCGTAGTCCCGCGCGCGGCGCAGCAGCCGATTGGCGACGCGCGGGGTGCCGCGCGACCTCGCGGCAATGGCTGCCAGCGCGCCCGGCTCGGCCGGGGCATCGAGCTTTTCGGCCGAGCGCCGGAGTATCTCCACGAGATCGTCCGCCGAGTAGAAGTCGAGGTGATAGCGCAGCCCGAAGCGGTCGCGCAGCGCCGCGGAGAGCATCCCCGCGCGCGTCGTCGCGCCGATGAGCGTGAAGCGCTTGAGTTGAAAGTTCACGGTGCGACCGCCGAGGCCGCCCTCGATGGTGTAGTCGACGCGGAAGTCTTCCATCGCGGGGTAGAGGAACTCTTCTACAACGGTGTTCAGCCGGTGAATCTCGTCGATGAACAGCACGTCGCCCTCGTCGAGGTTGGTCAGCGTGCTCATCAGCTCGCCCTGGCGCGTGATGGCCGGGCCGCTGGTGACGCGGATTCGGTCGGCGACGCCCATTTCTTCCGCGATAACGTGCGCGAGCGTGGTCTTGCCTAGGCCGGGTGGGCCGTCGAGGAGGACATGTTCGAGCGGTTCGCGGCGCTTCGTCGCAGCCGCAAGGGCGATGCGAAGCTGCTCGATCACCTGACGCTGGCCGATGCACTCGTCGAGCCGGCGCGGGCGGAGGGCCCAGTTGACCGTCTCCTCGCGGGTGTCGTCGGCGGCCTCGGCGGATATGATTCGTTCGCGCGGCATGGGGAAAGGGTAACACGAATGCCTGATAGCGTGAACCGCCACAAACCCTCACCCCGGCCCTCTCCCTGAAAGGGGGAGGGAGTGCGGCGCGTCAGCGTTCCGCGCCGGCGCGAATGCGATAGGCGGCTTTCACCCACTCATCGGGCGCGGCGATGTCGCCGTGGAGCTGCGCGGCGCGGGCGATCCACCGCTCGGCATCCGTGCGACTGTCGCCCCAGGCGACGATGATCTCAATCGCGTCGCGCTGCTGCGGCGTGAACGGGCCGGCGGCCGCGGGCGGAATGCCGCCGGCGGCGAGTGCGTGCTCGCGCAGCTTGCCGCGCAGTTCGGCGATGATCTGCTCGGCCATGCGCTTGCCGATGCCGGGCAGCCGTGCCAGCGCAGCGGCATCGCCCGACTCGATGAATGCGGCGATTTGAGCGGCGGGGGCCGCCAGCGCCCGGAGCGCCTTGCGCACGCCGACGCCCTTGACGGTAATGAGTTGTCGAAAGAACACGCGATCTTCGGCATGCATGAAACCGATCATGCGCGGCGTCAGGTTGCCGCCGGCGGCATTGCCTTCGAGGTACTCCAGTGTGTGGAGTTGAATCGTGCCCCCGCGCGACGCGGCCAGCTCCGGCAGCGCGTAGGCCGGCACGAGCACTTCGCGAGCGAGGCCGTCATGCTCGATGACGACGGACTCGTCGCCGGCGTCGGTCAGTGTGCCGCGCAGCTTAACGATCATGGCTGGTCAGGCTCCTGCCGCGTGGCGCTTGTCGGAATCCCGCCTCAACGTCGCGACCGCGGCCCGGAGGGTGCGTCCTCGACGAACCGGCGCTTCTCGACCGCGCGATCTTGACGCATCATTCAAGTCCGCCCCTCGGGCTTCGACTCGCGGAGCGGCGCTCATGGCGGCGCACCACGCAATGGCCATCGCATCGGCCACGTCGGCCGGCTCGGGCATGCTTCGCAGCTTGAACGTGGATGCGATGGCGCGTTGCATCTGAATCTTGCTCGCGTGGCCGTTGCCGGTGAGCGTCTTCTTCACGGCGGTCGCGGGAAGGCTGGCGACGGCGATGCCGCGCCGTGCGGCGGCGAGCAGGATCACGCCGCGCGCGTGGCCCATGAGAATCGCGGTGCGCGGGTGTTTGTAGTGCGCGTACAGCTCTTCGACGGCGACAAGGCGAACGCGGTGCTCGGCGAGAATCTCATTCAGGCCTGCGTCGATTTCGGCCAGCCGTTCAGCGAGCGGCCGGTTGGCAGCGGTACGAATGACGCCGGCATCGACGACGCGCGGAGCGAGCGAGCCGGGCGACGCCGCGAGGATCGCATAGCCGGTGCAATTCAGACCGGGGTCAATCCCGAGAACCAGCGAGGCGGCGCGATGGGCGGCGGTCATTCGAGTCGCCATAGGGTTCCGTCCGGTCGGTCTTCGAGCGTGATGCCCAGGGCGGTCAGTTGTTTGCGCACGTGGTCGGCGATTTGAAACTGCTTGGCCTGTCGCGCCTGATTGCGGACCTCGATCAGCAGTTCGACGAGCTTGGCCGTCTTGTCGTCGCCCACCGACTTCGTCATTGGCGGTTGTTCAAACAGACCCAGCAACCGGCCAAGCGTGATGAAGGTTCCGGCGGCGTCGACGGCAATGCCCCGGGCGGACTTGTCTTCGCTCGTCTCCAGCCGCGTTGCATCGAGGAAGCGATTGATCAGGCCGGCGATATCAAACAGCACTCCGATCGCGCCGGCGGTGTTGAAGTCGTCGTCCATGGCCTCGAGGAAGCGGATTCGTGCCTTGAGCATGTCATCAATCAGCGCGAGCGAGTGGCCCTGCAGCGCCGGCTCGGTGAGGCGATCGATGTCGCCGGCAGGCTGATAGGGGTCGTGCTCGGTTGCGCGGTGCAGGCGCTCCAGGAGGCGGTGGAACGTGGACAGACCGGTCCGGGCGGCTTCGAGCGTCGCGTCGGAAAAGTCGATCGGCGAACGATACTGCGACTGGAGAATGAGAAAGCGCAGCAGCTCCGGCGGGTGCTGCTTCAGCAGGTTCACCAGTTGCAGCGACGCCATGACCTTTTCGAATTCGGGATCGCTCTTGGAAATCTTCTTGGTGTTGAATCGCGTCAGGCCGTTGTGCAGCCAGAATCGCGCGAAGGGCTTGCAGGTGGCCGACTCGGCCTGCGCGATTTCATTTTCGTGATGCGGAAACTTGAGATCCAATCCGCCGCCGTGGATGTCAAATGTCTCGCCGAGGTATTTCATCGCCATGGCGGAGCACTCGATGTGCCAGCCGGGTCGGCCCTTGCCCCACGGCGAATCGTATTTCACGTCGTCGGGTTCTTCGGGCTTTGCGGCCTTCCACAGGGCGAAGTCGCCGGGGTTGCGCTTGCCGCCGCGGACGAGTCCCTCGCGCGTGCCGGCGTGCTGCTCTTCGGCCTTTCGGCGCGAGAGCTTGCCGTAGTCGGCGTCCTTGCTCACGTCGAAATAGACGTCGCCGTCGACGGCATAGGCTGCGTCGTTGGCGATGAGCTGCTGGATGTGCGCGATGATCTCGGCGATGTGTTCGCTGGCGCGCGGCATGTGGTCGATCGCGCGGACGCCGAGCGTGTTCAAGACCTCCACGTACTGCTGCTCAAGGCTGCGAGCTAGTTGCATGACCGACGTGCCCTGTTGGGCGGCCTGGGCGATCAGCTTGTCCTCCACGTCGGTGACATTGACGATCCAGGTGACCTTGTAGCCCTTGTGGGTCAGGTAGCGCTTGATGACATCGAAGATGACGGGGCCGACGGCGTGACCGATGTGCGCGGGTTTGTAGACCGTGGGGCCGCACAGGTAGATGCTGACAAGGCCGGGGATGACCGGTTCGAAGAGTTCCTTCTCGCCGGAGAGGGTGTTGTAGACACGTAGCGTCATGCAGGGTCCGTTCCAGTCTCATGCGAGCATGGGCGCCAGGGGCCGCGACCATGCTACCCGTTGAATGTTTTGATACAGGATAACGAAGCAAAGCGAGGCGTGGAAGCGCTCACGCGCGGATGCGGTGCGTCATGCCGACCACGCACGTGCAGCCCATTGCCTCGCCGCGGCCGATGGCGTCGACGCCCTCGTTGGTTTTGGCTTTGATGCTGACGCGATCTTCGGAGATTCCGAGCAGGGCAGCGACGTTGGCGCGGATGGCGGCTTTGTGCGGCGAGAGCTTTGGCCGTTCGGCGTGAATCACGACATCGACGTTGGCCGGTGCGAGGCCGCGCGACGCGGCGACGGCGAGGGCGTGCGTGAGAAAGCGCGTGCTGTCGGCGGCGGCGTTCGCCGGGTCGGTATCGGGAAAGTGCTCGCCGATGTCCGGCAGGCCGGCCGCGCCGAGGATGGCGTCGGTGACGGCGTGCAGCACGAGGTCGGCGTCGCTGTGGCCGACGAGATGCTGGTCGATGGGCAGCTTGAGTCCGCCGAGCGTAAGCGGCCCCCCGGGCGCAAGGCGGTGCAGATCGGTGCCGATGCCGACGCGGTGGATGGGAGTGTCATTCATGCGTCACGCATCCTCGTCGCGCGGCCAGACACCGCTGAAGACCTCTACCGCCGGACCGGTTTTGTAAACATGATTCGGCGATGGTTGTTGATTGTCCGAGCCGGGCCAGTTTTGGCCCGAAGTGGATGTCGCGCGCTTCGCCGCTTGATTGCGGCGGCTCGGATCGGTTGAGGGATCGTGCATCCATTCGATTTCCAGATCGCCACCGGGCAAATGCAGCAGTGCACTCGCATCGAGCCGATCTTCCAGCACGCCGGCGACAAGCACGGCGCAGGCGCCGGTGCCGCAGGCCTTCGTGATGCCGCTTCCGCGCTCCCAGGTGCGCATCGTGACTTCGCGCGGCGAGATGACCTGCGCGAAGTGGGCGTTGACGCGATTGGGAAAGGCCGCGTGCCGCTCGATGAGCGGGCCGATGTGTTTCAGGTCAATCGCGGCGACATCCTCGACGAAGAAGACCGCGTGGGGATTGCCCATCGAGACACAGGTCATCGTGAGGCGCTCGCTACCGACTTGCAGCGGCTGTTTGATGCAGCGCTCGACCTGGGAAAGCGAGGCCGTGCCGCCGAGATCAACGGGAATCTCGCACGGGGCGAGAATCGGCGGCCCCATGTCAACACGCACCCGCTCGACGCGACCATCGCGCAGAAAGCACGTTGTCTCCAGCACGCCGCGGTCGGTTTCGATGCGAATCGTTCGCGTGTCGCCGCCGCTCTGCTCTCGCCCGGCCAGCGCGTGATCGACGGCGTACTTGGCGACGCAGCGGATGCCGTTGCCGCACATTTCGCCGCGCGAGCCGTCGGCGTTGTACATCTCCATGCGCACATCGGCGGGCACGCCAGGCTGCGGCGGGCCGATCAAGATGAGGCCGTCCGAGCCGATGCCGCGATGACGATCGCTCACGGCGCGAGCCAGCGGCGCATGTTGCTCGACGGGGATCGGATGGCGAAACGCGTCTACGTAGACGTAGTCGTTTCCGAGGCCGTGCATCTTGGTGAAATCAAATCTCATGAGTGCCGATCAATCTGGATTGATTTTCGTCTGCGGTGCCTTGGGCAACGCATCGAGGTTTTCGTTGGAGCGAAGATCGCTTCGGAGGTGCGTCTTGCGAGTTGCCTTATCGTACGCAATCACGAATCGATCCGGCCCGGGCTTCTCTGACTTCTTGAGATACTCGTACAGTTGCAAATCGTGGACGACGTACATGCCGTTCTCTTTTGGAGTATGGCGACGCCAAAAGACCATGAGTTCATAGTCGGTACAGGAAAGTTCCCATCCGGATTCTGTCAGCGCGTTCGTCGCGTGTTCTTCCGCAAGGCCCCATCTGACTTTCTCATTATGATTCGGGTCATTTATTAGACAACCTGAAAGGAACAGCGTTGTGCCGCTGGCCAGCATCAAGAGCGTCGCATGACAGATATGCTTCGACAAGGGCATTGCTGGCTTAATCATTCGCAACGAGCCGAATCCCGAACTCTTTCATCTCGTAGATGATAATCCCGTCCACGCTCAAAAACCCGTCGGCGACGAGCAGCGGTTCGGGGCTGTCGTCGCGGCGAGTGATGGCGGCGGAAACTTCGACGCGCCGATTTCGCGGGATAATCTGCCCTCGGTATTGCCACTCGTGGGCCAGCCCGACGGCGATGGATTCGAATCGATGCGTCGCTGCCAGCGCCGGCCAGCGATCGCGTGCATAAGCCTTGAGAAGTTGCAGGAACGACTCCAGCCCCAGCGAACCAGGCCAGACCGGGTCTTGGTAGAAATGTGCCTTGAAGAACCACGCCGATGGATCGACGGTCGTTGAGCCGGCGATGTAGCCCAACCCTTGCGGGCCGCCGTCGGGGAGCAAGGCGTCGATGCGATCGATCATGCGAAATGCACGGCCGGGCAGGGCAAGGCCGGCTTCGAGATCGCGATTCGATTCAGCCGCATCGTCCGGCGCGAACGGCGGATCGTCAGGCAGATCGAACGGCGCGCGGCCGGCGGAGAGTTGCTCGGCGGCGGGGACGAATCGCCGCGCGGCGGCATCCCGAATACCGACCTGCTGTGCAAGCGCGGTCGCCGAGAAAAAGCCGAATGACGTATCGCCGCTGTAGATCAATTCATCGCCGCGGCGCATTTCGAAATCGAACTTTTGGATAATCATGCCGCCGGCGCGGGAGACGCTCGTCATTCGAACGCGAGTCGTGAGCGTGGCGGGTTCAGCAAAAACTTCGGCGTGCTGCACCGCGCGGCCGCCCAGATTGCGGAAGCTTAAATCGACGTCGCTCGTGAGCGCAGAGCCGCAGTAGGCAGCGAGCCAGCCGCAGGGCTGCAAGGCGATTTCGAGCAGCACGGCGAATGGCATCGCGCGTTGTCGATTCGCGGCGAAATACCACGCGCCGGGTTGCGGCACGCCGTCTGTCGCAACAGGCACGTCGTACTCGGCCGTGATCCAACCGCCCGGTTCGAGCACCCACGGCGGCGGCTCGATGTCCACGACGCGATCGAGGAATTGATACGGCGGACCCGGCAGGCGAGCGATGCGTCGCTGCGAATCGAAAATGGCGTACGGCTCGCCGAACGCGTCGGAGGGTTTGCCGATGGCGAAAGCGAGAATGCGGTCCGTGTCGTAAATCGCCGCGCGGCGCGGGGCGATCGCGCTGAAAGTCGACGGATCGCTATCCATCGATTTCGCTATTGTCTGTGAATCGGGGTGGCATGGCCGCGGCTGTTGGCGGCCATGCTCTGCTGTGTCCGGGCGGACATATTCCCATGCCGCCTCAATCTCCTCGCGCGAAAGTCCCGTCACCTGCAGCGACATATTGTCCATGCGTACGATGCGTTTGTCGTCGGCGTACATGAGTGCGTCGGCGAGAACGTAGGGCGCCTGCATGCCGTCGGCCTTGGCGCGATAGCCGATCTCTTTGATATGCAGTTCGTATCGTACGGTGCGAGTGCTTGTGGTGACAGGTCCGCGACACTGCAAAGCGCTGGCGACCCCGGGAATCGGC includes these proteins:
- the ispF gene encoding 2-C-methyl-D-erythritol 2,4-cyclodiphosphate synthase, with translation MNDTPIHRVGIGTDLHRLAPGGPLTLGGLKLPIDQHLVGHSDADLVLHAVTDAILGAAGLPDIGEHFPDTDPANAAADSTRFLTHALAVAASRGLAPANVDVVIHAERPKLSPHKAAIRANVAALLGISEDRVSIKAKTNEGVDAIGRGEAMGCTCVVGMTHRIRA
- the ruvB gene encoding Holliday junction ATP-dependent DNA helicase RuvB: MPRERIISAEAADDTREETVNWALRPRRLDECIGQRQVIEQLRIALAAATKRREPLEHVLLDGPPGLGKTTLAHVIAEEMGVADRIRVTSGPAITRQGELMSTLTNLDEGDVLFIDEIHRLNTVVEEFLYPAMEDFRVDYTIEGGLGGRTVNFQLKRFTLIGATTRAGMLSAALRDRFGLRYHLDFYSADDLVEILRRSAEKLDAPAEPGALAAIAARSRGTPRVANRLLRRARDYAQVRANGKLSAAVVQQALAIEEIDELGLDKLDRAFLAALIDVYQCGPAGIEALAATMGQDRDTLEDVVEPFLLQIGFVTRTRQGRCATQAACLHLKRPYTPAQSTMGAAPNETAPLFEA
- the ruvC gene encoding Crossover junction endodeoxyribonuclease RuvC, coding for MATRMTAAHRAASLVLGIDPGLNCTGYAILAASPGSLAPRVVDAGVIRTAANRPLAERLAEIDAGLNEILAEHRVRLVAVEELYAHYKHPRTAILMGHARGVILLAAARRGIAVASLPATAVKKTLTGNGHASKIQMQRAIASTFKLRSMPEPADVADAMAIAWCAAMSAAPRVEARGADLNDASRSRGREAPVRRGRTLRAAVATLRRDSDKRHAAGA
- the cysS gene encoding Cysteine--tRNA ligase, with the protein product MTLRVYNTLSGEKELFEPVIPGLVSIYLCGPTVYKPAHIGHAVGPVIFDVIKRYLTHKGYKVTWIVNVTDVEDKLIAQAAQQGTSVMQLARSLEQQYVEVLNTLGVRAIDHMPRASEHIAEIIAHIQQLIANDAAYAVDGDVYFDVSKDADYGKLSRRKAEEQHAGTREGLVRGGKRNPGDFALWKAAKPEEPDDVKYDSPWGKGRPGWHIECSAMAMKYLGETFDIHGGGLDLKFPHHENEIAQAESATCKPFARFWLHNGLTRFNTKKISKSDPEFEKVMASLQLVNLLKQHPPELLRFLILQSQYRSPIDFSDATLEAARTGLSTFHRLLERLHRATEHDPYQPAGDIDRLTEPALQGHSLALIDDMLKARIRFLEAMDDDFNTAGAIGVLFDIAGLINRFLDATRLETSEDKSARGIAVDAAGTFITLGRLLGLFEQPPMTKSVGDDKTAKLVELLIEVRNQARQAKQFQIADHVRKQLTALGITLEDRPDGTLWRLE
- a CDS encoding Calcineurin-like phosphoesterase superfamily domain protein produces the protein MPANPTRRELLKAAVAGAATAAIDPLAPIARAMELAGAGGNGDQTGAPRGSATAARPQAFRFVHFTDIHLTTERHGDKGFAAALKAAGALKPKPDFILTGGDLIWDALEVDREKARAQFALFKKVLADHIDLPAYHTIGNHDILGWSEKSGLKPDAAGYGKALYCDELGLPRTWHTFAHKGWRFFCLDNLQPGGTTRYPYQGFVDGEQFDWLKAEFGATDPATPIITCEHIPTVSATPYGHDHLIDGIHWKLQNSLICSDGPKRLPLYQTRNVQLCLSGHIHERDRCELNGITFINDGAVCAKWWKGPHRGVEEGFGIIDVRPDGTFLHQYFDYGWQAVETDSQP
- the dapF gene encoding Diaminopimelate epimerase, producing MRFDFTKMHGLGNDYVYVDAFRHPIPVEQHAPLARAVSDRHRGIGSDGLILIGPPQPGVPADVRMEMYNADGSRGEMCGNGIRCVAKYAVDHALAGREQSGGDTRTIRIETDRGVLETTCFLRDGRVERVRVDMGPPILAPCEIPVDLGGTASLSQVERCIKQPLQVGSERLTMTCVSMGNPHAVFFVEDVAAIDLKHIGPLIERHAAFPNRVNAHFAQVISPREVTMRTWERGSGITKACGTGACAVLVAGVLEDRLDASALLHLPGGDLEIEWMHDPSTDPSRRNQAAKRATSTSGQNWPGSDNQQPSPNHVYKTGPAVEVFSGVWPRDEDA
- the ruvA gene encoding Holliday junction ATP-dependent DNA helicase RuvA — encoded protein: MIVKLRGTLTDAGDESVVIEHDGLAREVLVPAYALPELAASRGGTIQLHTLEYLEGNAAGGNLTPRMIGFMHAEDRVFFRQLITVKGVGVRKALRALAAPAAQIAAFIESGDAAALARLPGIGKRMAEQIIAELRGKLREHALAAGGIPPAAAGPFTPQQRDAIEIIVAWGDSRTDAERWIARAAQLHGDIAAPDEWVKAAYRIRAGAER
- a CDS encoding Putative anti-sigma factor antagonist, producing MSGLQCQVRRHDKGFVARLAGTFGSAEAGTLDQELVPALGAAPGRVILDLSGLEMLGSAGVGAMLKLRRKVDEAGGKLVLADVPENIMKILEFSELHRVFTTAMSVDSAMHD